Proteins from a single region of Streptomyces sp. TN58:
- a CDS encoding thiolase domain-containing protein, with translation MSKEPVAVVGIGQTKHVAARHDVSIAGLVREAAARALADAELAWADIDAVVIGKAPDFFEGVMMPELYLADALGAVGKPMLRVHTAGSVGGSTALVAANLVAARVHRTVLTLAFEKQSESNAMWGLSLPVPFQQPLLAGAGGFFAPHVRAYMRRTGAPDAVGSLVAYKDRRNALKNPYAHLHEHGITLERIQASPMLWDPIRYSETCPSSDGACAMVLTDRAGAARSPKPPAWVHGGAMRSEPTLFAGKDFVSPQAGKDCAADVYRQAGITDPRREIDAVEMYVPFSWYEPMWLENLGFAEEGEGWKLTEAGVTEIDGDLPVNPSGGVLSTNPIGASGMIRFAEAALQVRGQAGEHQVPGARRALGHAYGGGAQFFAMWLVGAREPAS, from the coding sequence GTGAGTAAAGAGCCCGTCGCAGTCGTCGGCATCGGCCAGACCAAACACGTGGCCGCCCGCCACGACGTGTCCATCGCCGGACTCGTCCGCGAGGCCGCCGCCCGCGCCCTCGCCGACGCCGAACTGGCCTGGGCCGACATCGACGCCGTCGTCATCGGCAAGGCCCCCGACTTCTTCGAGGGGGTGATGATGCCCGAGCTGTACCTGGCGGACGCACTCGGCGCTGTCGGAAAACCGATGCTGCGCGTCCACACGGCCGGCTCGGTCGGCGGGTCCACCGCGCTCGTCGCCGCCAACCTCGTGGCCGCCCGCGTCCACCGCACCGTCCTCACCCTCGCCTTCGAGAAACAGTCCGAATCGAACGCCATGTGGGGGCTCTCCCTCCCCGTGCCCTTCCAACAGCCGCTGCTCGCCGGCGCCGGCGGCTTCTTCGCCCCGCACGTGCGCGCGTACATGCGGCGCACCGGCGCGCCCGACGCGGTGGGCTCGCTGGTGGCGTACAAGGACCGGCGCAACGCGCTGAAGAACCCCTACGCGCACCTGCACGAGCACGGCATCACCCTGGAAAGGATCCAGGCGTCGCCGATGCTGTGGGACCCGATCCGCTACTCCGAGACCTGCCCGTCCTCCGACGGCGCCTGCGCGATGGTCCTCACCGACCGGGCGGGCGCCGCCCGTTCGCCCAAACCGCCGGCCTGGGTGCACGGCGGGGCGATGCGCAGCGAACCCACCCTCTTCGCCGGCAAGGACTTCGTCTCCCCCCAGGCCGGCAAGGACTGCGCCGCCGACGTCTACCGGCAGGCCGGGATCACCGACCCGCGCCGGGAGATCGACGCCGTCGAGATGTACGTGCCGTTCTCCTGGTACGAGCCGATGTGGCTGGAGAACCTCGGCTTCGCCGAGGAGGGCGAGGGCTGGAAGCTCACCGAGGCCGGGGTCACCGAGATCGACGGGGACCTCCCGGTCAACCCGTCCGGGGGTGTGCTGTCCACCAACCCGATCGGCGCGTCCGGCATGATCCGCTTCGCCGAGGCGGCCCTCCAGGTACGCGGCCAGGCCGGGGAGCACCAGGTGCCGGGAGCCCGCCGGGCACTGGGGCACGCCTACGGCGGGGGAGCGCAGTTCTTCGCCATGTGGCTGGTGGGGGCGCGGGAGCCCGCCTCCTGA
- a CDS encoding acyl-CoA synthetase, with amino-acid sequence MEYNLADLFESVVDVVPDREALVYVDHPGTGAERRLTYAELDTAANRIAHHLLDSGLTAGEHLGLHLYNGIEYLQTVLACLKARLVPVNVNYRYVEEELVYLYNDADLAALVFEGEFTGRVAAALPKAPKLRDLVRVGEAPEGAAEPAITPVPYADAEAAGAPGRGFPPRSADDLFIIYTGGTTGMPKGVMWRAEDLFFAGLFGGEPSGEPVKRPEELAERVAARGSGLTFFPAPPLMHGTSTLTSFIAFNYGQRVVIHRKYVPEEVLRTIEKERVSSVSLVGDAMLRPLVDALNGPLRGTDLSSLFSVSSSGAIMSETVRAEFQRLVPNVLLLNNFGSSESGSNGRATDDSGPERGFRLEVNDRTRVVDPVTHEPVAVGEPGRLAQRGHVPLGYYNDPEKTAETFFRKDGERWVLLGDMATVDEQGIVTVLGRGSQCINTGGEKVYPEEVEQALKSHPDVYDALVAGVPDPTWGNHVAAVVQVRPGAETPTLEGIQIHCRTRLAGYKIPRQLVVTPAIQRSPSGKADYRWAKAVATEADAGGAGTGGGAGTAP; translated from the coding sequence GTGGAGTACAACCTTGCCGACCTGTTCGAGTCGGTCGTGGACGTGGTCCCGGACCGCGAGGCCCTGGTGTACGTGGACCACCCCGGTACGGGCGCCGAGCGCCGCCTCACCTACGCGGAACTGGACACGGCGGCGAACCGGATCGCACACCACCTGCTGGACAGCGGCCTGACGGCCGGCGAGCACCTGGGGCTGCACCTCTACAACGGGATCGAGTACCTCCAGACGGTACTGGCCTGCCTGAAGGCCCGGCTGGTACCGGTGAACGTCAACTACCGCTATGTGGAGGAGGAGCTGGTCTACCTCTACAACGACGCCGACCTCGCCGCCCTCGTCTTCGAGGGCGAGTTCACCGGGCGGGTGGCGGCCGCGCTGCCGAAGGCTCCGAAGCTGCGTGACCTCGTCCGGGTCGGTGAGGCGCCCGAGGGGGCTGCGGAGCCTGCGATCACGCCGGTCCCGTACGCGGACGCGGAGGCGGCCGGGGCGCCCGGGCGCGGGTTTCCGCCGCGCAGTGCCGACGACCTGTTCATCATCTACACCGGCGGGACGACGGGCATGCCCAAGGGTGTGATGTGGCGGGCCGAGGACCTCTTCTTCGCGGGGCTCTTCGGCGGTGAGCCCTCGGGCGAGCCGGTGAAGCGGCCGGAGGAGCTGGCGGAGCGGGTGGCGGCGCGCGGCTCCGGCCTGACGTTCTTCCCCGCTCCCCCGCTGATGCACGGGACGTCGACGCTGACGTCGTTCATCGCCTTCAACTACGGCCAGCGGGTGGTCATCCACCGCAAGTACGTGCCCGAGGAGGTGCTGCGCACGATCGAGAAGGAGAGGGTGTCAAGCGTGTCGCTGGTGGGCGACGCGATGCTCCGGCCGCTCGTCGACGCGCTGAACGGCCCGCTGCGGGGGACGGACCTGTCGTCGCTGTTCAGCGTCTCCTCGTCCGGGGCGATCATGTCCGAGACGGTGCGCGCCGAGTTTCAGAGGCTGGTCCCGAACGTTCTGCTCCTGAACAACTTCGGCTCCTCCGAGTCCGGCTCCAACGGCCGGGCCACGGACGACTCGGGCCCCGAGAGGGGATTCCGGCTGGAGGTCAACGACCGTACGCGGGTGGTGGATCCGGTGACGCACGAGCCGGTGGCGGTCGGCGAGCCGGGGCGCCTCGCGCAGCGCGGCCATGTGCCGCTCGGCTACTACAACGACCCGGAGAAGACCGCCGAGACCTTCTTCCGGAAGGACGGGGAGCGCTGGGTGCTCCTCGGCGACATGGCGACGGTCGACGAGCAGGGCATCGTCACGGTGCTGGGCCGGGGCTCGCAGTGCATCAACACGGGCGGCGAGAAGGTCTATCCGGAGGAGGTCGAACAGGCGCTGAAGTCGCATCCCGACGTGTACGACGCCCTGGTGGCCGGGGTCCCGGACCCGACCTGGGGGAACCACGTGGCGGCGGTGGTACAGGTGCGGCCGGGCGCCGAGACGCCGACGCTGGAGGGGATCCAGATCCACTGCCGGACGAGACTGGCGGGCTACAAGATCCCGCGGCAGCTGGTCGTCACACCGGCCATACAGCGCTCCCCGAGCGGCAAGGCGGACTACCGCTGGGCGAAGGCGGTCGCGACGGAAGCGGACGCCGGCGGCGCGGGCACCGGCGGGGGCGCGGGCACCGCGCCCTGA
- a CDS encoding thiolase domain-containing protein codes for MTGPRTSRYARDVAVVAFAQSDHRRRTDELSEVEMVMPVLHRVLAATGLKAGEIGFTCSGSSDYLAGRAFSFTMTLDGVGAWPPISESHVETDGAWALHEAWVKLQTGEADTALVYAYGKSSPGSVRDVLTRQLDPYYLAPLWPDSVALAALQAQALLDAGETDEPALAAIAARSRADAAANPHAQLRGDVPQGDYQVRPLRTGDCPPVGDGAAAVILAAGDLARRLCERPAWITGIDHRIEAHGLGLRDLTDSPSTRIAARHAGLFDAPVDTAELHAPFSSQEVVLRKALGLGDTVAVNPSGGPLAANPMMAAGLIRIGEAAARIHRGASDRAVAHATSGPCLQQNLVAVLEGDAR; via the coding sequence ATGACCGGGCCCAGGACGAGCAGGTACGCACGCGACGTGGCCGTCGTCGCGTTCGCGCAGAGCGACCACCGGCGCCGCACCGACGAGCTCAGCGAAGTCGAAATGGTCATGCCGGTCCTGCACCGGGTGCTCGCCGCCACCGGACTGAAGGCCGGCGAGATCGGCTTCACCTGCTCCGGCTCCAGCGACTACCTGGCCGGCCGCGCCTTCTCCTTCACCATGACCCTCGACGGGGTCGGCGCCTGGCCGCCGATCTCCGAGTCCCACGTCGAGACGGACGGGGCCTGGGCCCTCCACGAGGCCTGGGTGAAGCTGCAGACCGGCGAGGCGGACACCGCGCTCGTCTACGCGTACGGGAAGTCCTCGCCCGGATCCGTCCGCGACGTGCTCACCCGCCAGCTCGACCCGTACTACCTCGCCCCGCTCTGGCCCGACTCGGTGGCCCTCGCCGCCCTCCAGGCCCAGGCCCTCCTCGACGCGGGCGAGACCGACGAACCCGCCCTCGCCGCCATCGCGGCGCGCAGCCGGGCCGACGCCGCGGCCAACCCGCACGCCCAGCTCCGCGGCGACGTCCCGCAGGGCGACTACCAGGTCCGGCCGCTGCGAACCGGGGACTGCCCGCCCGTCGGCGACGGCGCGGCCGCGGTGATCCTGGCCGCCGGAGACCTCGCGCGCCGGCTGTGCGAGCGCCCCGCCTGGATCACCGGCATCGACCACCGCATCGAGGCCCACGGCCTGGGCCTGCGCGACCTCACCGACTCACCGTCCACCCGGATCGCGGCCCGGCACGCCGGGCTCTTCGACGCCCCCGTGGACACGGCGGAACTCCACGCGCCCTTCTCCTCCCAGGAGGTGGTGCTCCGCAAGGCCCTCGGGCTCGGTGACACCGTCGCCGTCAACCCCTCCGGCGGGCCGCTCGCCGCCAACCCCATGATGGCCGCCGGCCTCATCCGCATCGGCGAGGCCGCCGCCCGCATCCACCGCGGCGCATCCGACCGGGCCGTCGCCCACGCCACCTCCGGCCCCTGCCTCCAGCAGAACCTGGTCGCCGTCCTGGAAGGGGACGCAAGGTGA
- a CDS encoding crotonase/enoyl-CoA hydratase family protein, producing MGGTEHLTVERRGATLVLTMNRPEAKNALSLPLLVGLYDGWLEADADHGIRSVVLTGAGGDFCAGMDLKALAGKGMAGDQYRDRLKADPDLHWKAMLRHHRPRKPVIAAVEGHCVAGGTEILQGTDIRVAAESATFGLFEVRRGLFPIGGSTVRLPRQIPRTHALEMLLTGRPYSAQEAARIGLVGRVVPDGTALDAALEIAEQVNACGPLAVEAVKASVYETAGLTEAEGLASELLRGWPVFDTADAKEGARAFAEKRPAVYRRE from the coding sequence ATGGGTGGGACGGAACACCTGACCGTGGAACGCCGCGGCGCCACGCTGGTGCTCACCATGAACAGGCCCGAGGCGAAGAACGCGCTCTCGCTGCCGCTGCTGGTGGGGCTGTACGACGGCTGGCTGGAGGCGGACGCCGACCACGGGATCCGCTCCGTGGTGCTGACCGGCGCGGGCGGCGACTTCTGCGCCGGCATGGACCTCAAGGCCCTGGCCGGCAAGGGAATGGCGGGCGACCAGTACCGGGACCGCCTCAAGGCCGACCCCGACCTGCACTGGAAGGCCATGCTCCGCCACCACCGTCCGCGCAAGCCGGTGATCGCGGCGGTGGAGGGCCACTGCGTGGCCGGCGGCACCGAAATTCTCCAGGGCACCGACATCCGGGTGGCGGCCGAAAGCGCCACCTTCGGACTCTTCGAGGTCCGGCGCGGGCTCTTCCCGATCGGCGGCTCCACCGTACGGCTGCCCCGGCAGATCCCGCGTACGCACGCCCTGGAGATGCTGCTGACCGGACGCCCGTACTCCGCGCAGGAGGCCGCACGGATCGGGCTCGTCGGACGGGTCGTCCCGGACGGCACGGCGCTCGACGCGGCCCTGGAGATCGCCGAACAGGTCAACGCGTGCGGGCCGCTCGCGGTCGAGGCGGTCAAGGCGTCGGTCTACGAGACCGCCGGGCTGACGGAGGCGGAGGGCCTGGCCTCCGAACTCCTGCGCGGCTGGCCGGTCTTCGACACCGCGGACGCCAAGGAGGGGGCGCGGGCCTTCGCCGAGAAGCGGCCGGCGGTGTACCGGAGGGAGTAG
- a CDS encoding alpha/beta fold hydrolase produces the protein MPTFSTYDGTELAYRTLGEGPPLVCLPGGAMRASRYLGDLGGLAAGRTLILLDLRGTGDSAVPADEATYRVDRQVADVEALRVHLGLERMDLLAHSAGGNLALLYAAAHPQRLGRTVLVTPTAWVLDLASTAADRLAAARLRAGAEPYDSAVEAYGRILGGADTDEEWDRAAPLFYRRWDGAARAHYAAGEHEQNEKAAEAYVDPGACDPLATRAALRRLAGEVLVLAGELDGNPFPGLAERIAAALPAGLLDVQPDSVHYPWLDDPARFAGRVERFLATGT, from the coding sequence ATGCCGACTTTCTCCACGTACGACGGGACCGAACTCGCCTACCGCACCCTGGGGGAGGGGCCGCCGCTGGTCTGCCTCCCCGGCGGTGCCATGCGCGCCTCGCGCTACCTGGGCGATCTGGGGGGACTGGCCGCCGGCCGCACTCTGATCCTCCTCGACCTGCGCGGCACCGGCGACTCCGCGGTTCCGGCCGACGAGGCGACGTACCGCGTGGACCGCCAGGTCGCCGACGTCGAGGCGCTCCGCGTCCACCTGGGCCTGGAGCGCATGGACCTGCTGGCCCACTCGGCCGGCGGCAACCTCGCCCTGCTGTACGCGGCCGCGCATCCGCAGCGGCTGGGCCGGACCGTCCTGGTCACCCCGACCGCCTGGGTGCTCGACCTCGCGAGCACCGCGGCCGACCGGCTGGCCGCGGCCCGCCTCCGGGCGGGCGCCGAGCCGTACGACAGCGCCGTCGAGGCCTACGGGCGCATCCTCGGCGGCGCCGACACGGACGAGGAGTGGGATCGGGCTGCGCCCCTCTTCTACCGGCGCTGGGACGGCGCCGCCCGGGCCCACTACGCCGCCGGCGAGCACGAGCAGAACGAGAAGGCGGCCGAGGCATACGTGGATCCGGGGGCCTGCGACCCGCTCGCCACCCGCGCGGCCCTGCGCCGGCTGGCGGGGGAGGTGCTGGTGCTGGCGGGTGAACTGGACGGCAACCCGTTCCCCGGCCTCGCGGAGCGGATCGCGGCCGCGCTGCCCGCCGGGCTCCTCGACGTCCAGCCGGATTCCGTGCACTACCCGTGGCTGGACGACCCCGCCCGCTTCGCCGGGCGCGTCGAGCGCTTCCTGGCCACCGGGACCTGA
- a CDS encoding ATP-binding protein — protein MTDHRTRMRRTMVEREAELAIVDEALDQLTGPGPDAGGALLAFSGPAGLGKTTLLAEVRRRAHARSCTVLAARGGEQEQSQPFHVARQLIQPQLAGTSEQELRAALGSWYSIVGPALGLCAPEQGAPPDPQGLRDGLDWVLTHLVVKRAPVTLVLDDAHWADPESLSWLAAFAPRAEHLPLLLVVAYRPDELPAHADAFRTLPGRAGQAPLPLAPLTSAAVAALVREAVGDDADDTFCEEAWAVTAGNPFEAVELTAKIRGKGLRPVAENAPQLADLAAAQRGSGLVERLERLGPSTVRFAWACAVLGTAIPQDIAARVAALGTEEAAGATTRLRAARILSATGSASDHEPETGLEFVHPLIATAIYRAIPDALRVALHGKAAAAVVDAGLGSSAAARHLLETHPENDPWVVRTLREAAAENLRAGAPEAARRQLARALREPPDFDERAAVLYELGCASLLTEPANTVNHLRAALAEPFDDPALRQGIVIRLAQVLAHSDRLAEASESLAREIARTPDVRARLRLQSEQFMWDAFNAAETDSPARSRRLARLADRLTGRDLTERYVIALRAWDACLRGEPVEVVLHHAGRVLERPFSWAQEDRGFEVPVLAAMVHMYADRPGRAEELFEEGTAEFERQGWHGAHLSFAYSLRAYIRYRRGRLVDAEELARSGLRLAERVGRRTPVHWYAIAILLTTLLARGRVDEAWELAQEHEFGAPFPAAVVFPDSQTVYAELLLARGEVRAAVAELEAVDRRLTPRGIQNPAWCPWQLHLARAVAAEDPQRARALAADAVRRARAFGAPSAIGQALRVAAEVAAPQDRTALLREAVTLLSASPAGYELARALAALGYGLRDAGLLTAAVATARECGADGLVEEATETLTGMGGAVPAAPPRADRVTEEEIRAADLAVRSEKEPGPASPDWVLSAACRKLGTDRSGLRAALESFARSST, from the coding sequence ATGACGGACCACCGGACGCGCATGCGGCGCACCATGGTCGAACGCGAAGCCGAACTCGCGATCGTCGACGAGGCCCTGGACCAGCTCACCGGTCCCGGGCCGGACGCCGGCGGCGCCCTGCTGGCCTTCTCCGGCCCCGCCGGCCTCGGCAAGACCACCCTGCTCGCCGAAGTGCGCCGCCGCGCCCACGCACGCTCCTGCACCGTCCTCGCCGCCCGCGGCGGCGAACAGGAGCAGAGCCAGCCCTTCCACGTCGCCCGCCAACTCATCCAACCCCAACTGGCCGGCACCTCGGAGCAGGAACTACGCGCCGCGCTCGGCAGCTGGTACTCCATCGTCGGCCCGGCCCTCGGACTCTGCGCCCCCGAACAGGGCGCCCCGCCCGACCCCCAGGGCCTGCGCGACGGCCTCGACTGGGTCCTCACCCACCTCGTCGTCAAACGCGCCCCCGTCACCCTCGTCCTCGACGACGCGCACTGGGCCGACCCCGAATCCCTCAGCTGGCTCGCCGCCTTCGCCCCGCGCGCCGAACACCTCCCGCTGCTCCTCGTCGTCGCCTACCGGCCCGACGAACTGCCCGCGCACGCCGACGCCTTCCGTACGCTGCCCGGCCGGGCGGGACAGGCCCCGCTGCCCCTCGCCCCGCTCACCTCGGCCGCCGTCGCCGCCCTGGTCCGCGAGGCCGTCGGCGACGACGCAGACGACACCTTCTGCGAGGAGGCCTGGGCCGTCACCGCCGGCAACCCCTTCGAAGCCGTCGAGCTCACCGCCAAGATCCGCGGCAAGGGACTGCGGCCGGTCGCGGAGAACGCCCCGCAGCTGGCCGACCTCGCCGCCGCCCAGCGCGGCAGCGGCCTCGTCGAACGCCTCGAACGCCTCGGCCCCTCCACCGTCCGCTTCGCCTGGGCCTGCGCCGTCCTCGGCACCGCCATCCCCCAGGACATCGCCGCGCGGGTCGCCGCACTCGGCACCGAGGAGGCCGCGGGCGCCACCACGCGCCTGCGGGCCGCCCGCATCCTGTCGGCCACCGGATCCGCGTCCGACCACGAACCGGAAACCGGGCTGGAGTTCGTCCACCCGCTCATCGCCACCGCCATCTACCGGGCCATCCCCGACGCACTGCGCGTCGCCCTGCACGGCAAGGCCGCGGCGGCCGTCGTCGACGCGGGCCTCGGCTCCTCCGCCGCCGCCCGCCACCTGCTGGAGACCCACCCCGAGAACGACCCCTGGGTGGTGCGCACCCTGCGCGAGGCGGCCGCGGAGAACCTGCGCGCCGGAGCCCCCGAAGCCGCCCGCCGCCAGCTCGCCCGCGCCCTGCGCGAGCCACCCGACTTCGACGAACGCGCCGCCGTCCTGTACGAACTGGGCTGCGCCTCCCTGCTGACCGAACCCGCCAACACGGTCAACCACCTGAGGGCGGCCCTCGCCGAGCCCTTCGACGACCCGGCCCTGCGCCAGGGCATCGTCATCCGGCTCGCCCAGGTCCTCGCGCACAGCGACCGCCTCGCCGAGGCCTCGGAATCACTCGCCCGCGAGATCGCCCGGACCCCGGACGTACGCGCCCGCCTGCGCCTGCAGTCCGAGCAGTTCATGTGGGACGCCTTCAACGCCGCCGAGACGGACTCCCCGGCCCGCTCCCGCCGGCTCGCCCGGCTCGCCGACCGCCTCACGGGCCGCGACCTCACCGAGCGGTACGTGATCGCACTGCGCGCCTGGGACGCCTGCCTGCGGGGCGAACCGGTGGAGGTGGTCCTGCACCACGCCGGCCGGGTCCTGGAGCGCCCCTTCAGCTGGGCCCAGGAGGACCGGGGCTTCGAGGTCCCGGTGCTGGCCGCCATGGTCCACATGTACGCCGACCGCCCCGGCCGGGCGGAGGAGCTGTTCGAGGAGGGCACCGCCGAATTCGAGCGCCAGGGCTGGCACGGTGCTCACCTGTCCTTCGCGTACAGCCTGCGCGCCTACATCCGCTACCGGCGCGGACGGCTCGTGGATGCCGAGGAACTGGCCCGCTCCGGACTGCGCCTCGCCGAACGCGTGGGCCGGCGCACCCCCGTGCACTGGTACGCCATAGCGATCCTCCTCACGACCCTGCTCGCCCGGGGCCGCGTCGACGAGGCCTGGGAACTCGCACAGGAACACGAGTTCGGCGCCCCCTTCCCGGCCGCCGTGGTCTTCCCCGACTCGCAGACCGTCTACGCCGAACTGCTGCTCGCCCGCGGCGAGGTGCGCGCGGCCGTCGCCGAACTGGAGGCGGTGGACCGGCGGCTCACCCCGCGCGGCATCCAGAACCCGGCCTGGTGCCCCTGGCAGCTGCACCTCGCGCGGGCCGTCGCCGCCGAGGATCCGCAGCGGGCCCGCGCCCTCGCCGCCGACGCCGTCCGCCGGGCCAGGGCCTTCGGGGCCCCGTCCGCCATCGGCCAGGCACTCCGGGTGGCGGCCGAGGTCGCCGCGCCACAGGACCGCACCGCCCTCCTACGGGAGGCCGTCACCCTGCTCTCGGCCTCGCCCGCGGGCTACGAGCTCGCCCGCGCCCTGGCCGCCCTCGGCTACGGACTGCGCGATGCCGGCCTGCTGACCGCGGCCGTGGCCACGGCCCGGGAATGCGGTGCCGACGGGCTCGTGGAAGAGGCGACCGAGACCCTGACCGGCATGGGCGGAGCCGTGCCCGCCGCGCCGCCGCGCGCGGACCGGGTCACCGAGGAGGAGATCCGGGCCGCCGACCTGGCCGTACGGTCCGAGAAGGAGCCCGGGCCGGCGTCCCCCGACTGGGTGCTGTCGGCCGCCTGCCGCAAACTCGGCACCGACCGGTCCGGGCTGCGCGCCGCACTGGAGTCGTTTGCCCGTAGCTCAACGTGA
- a CDS encoding Zn-ribbon domain-containing OB-fold protein, with protein MTAASPPEVLRAPLVVEFPFTRSLGPVQSAFLTGLRDSVVLGVKTADGRVLVPPVEYDPVTSEEIRDLVEVAATGTVTTWAWNERPRPHQPLDTPFAWVLVKLDGADTALLHALDAPGPEAVSTGMRVRVRWAAERTGAITDIACFEPYDGPAAAAAPAPHDGVFQDPVTGIVAEARLDYTYSPGRAQTAYINALSEQRTVGERCPSCHKVYVPPRGACPTCGVATTDQVEVGPAGTVTTFCIVNIKARNLDIEVPYVYAHIALDGAGLALHGRIGGIPYDQVRMGLRVEPVWTEGGRHPDHYRPTGEPDADYDAYKELI; from the coding sequence ATGACAGCTGCCTCCCCACCTGAGGTGCTCCGCGCGCCTCTCGTCGTCGAGTTCCCCTTCACCCGCTCCCTCGGGCCCGTGCAGAGCGCCTTTCTCACCGGCCTGCGCGACAGCGTCGTCCTCGGCGTGAAGACCGCGGACGGCAGGGTGCTGGTCCCGCCCGTCGAATACGACCCCGTCACCTCCGAGGAGATACGCGACCTCGTCGAGGTCGCCGCCACCGGCACCGTCACCACCTGGGCCTGGAACGAACGGCCCCGGCCCCACCAGCCCCTGGACACCCCCTTCGCCTGGGTCCTGGTCAAGCTCGACGGCGCCGACACCGCCCTCCTGCACGCCCTCGACGCCCCCGGCCCCGAAGCCGTGAGCACCGGCATGCGCGTACGCGTCCGCTGGGCCGCCGAACGCACCGGCGCCATCACCGACATCGCCTGCTTCGAACCGTACGACGGCCCCGCCGCCGCAGCCGCGCCCGCCCCGCACGACGGCGTCTTCCAGGACCCCGTCACCGGCATCGTCGCCGAGGCCCGCCTGGACTACACCTACAGCCCCGGCCGCGCCCAGACCGCCTACATCAACGCCCTCTCCGAACAGCGGACCGTCGGCGAGCGCTGCCCCTCCTGCCACAAGGTGTACGTCCCACCGCGCGGCGCCTGCCCCACCTGCGGGGTCGCCACCACCGACCAGGTGGAGGTCGGCCCGGCCGGCACCGTCACCACCTTCTGCATCGTCAACATCAAAGCCAGGAACCTCGACATCGAAGTCCCCTACGTCTACGCACACATCGCCCTCGACGGCGCCGGCCTCGCCCTCCACGGCAGGATCGGGGGCATCCCGTACGACCAGGTCCGCATGGGCCTGCGCGTCGAGCCCGTCTGGACGGAAGGCGGCCGCCACCCCGACCACTACCGCCCCACCGGCGAACCGGACGCGGACTACGACGCGTACAAGGAGCTCATCTGA
- a CDS encoding DUF397 domain-containing protein, giving the protein MTSQPLAGWGKPDLDLTDADWRSSSRGAGDVQIAFVEGFIAMRNSERPESPSLIFSPDEWHQFVRNARGGEFDLT; this is encoded by the coding sequence ATGACTTCACAGCCCCTCGCCGGCTGGGGGAAGCCGGACCTCGATCTCACCGACGCGGACTGGCGGTCGAGCAGCCGGGGAGCGGGCGACGTCCAGATCGCCTTCGTCGAGGGCTTCATCGCGATGCGCAACAGCGAGCGCCCCGAAAGCCCCTCTCTGATCTTCTCGCCGGACGAGTGGCACCAGTTCGTACGGAACGCCCGGGGCGGGGAGTTCGACCTGACCTGA